The DNA region GCTCAAATCGTTCGGATTAACCCCAGAGGAGATGGGTGGTATCGTTGAATGGACCGAACGCATCCATCCCGAGGATCGGGAACGAGTAACCCGGGTTTTGGCTGAATCGTTGGCCAGCGGTGCCCCTTTTGAGGCGGAATACCGCTTCGCCCGTGCCAATGGCAGCTACGCCCACGTTTTCGACCGCGGTATTGTGGAAAAAGACCAGGCAGGAAAGGCAGTGCGGATGGTGGGAGCCATGGCGGACCTCACCGGCCTTAAGAAGATGGAAGAACAACTCCGCCTTTCGCAGCGGTTGGAAGCCTTGGGGCAACTGGCCGGCGGCGTGGCCCACGATTTCAACAACCTCCTTACGGCCATGATGGGGACGGTGGACCTCATGGAAAGAAAGCTTCCTGCCAACGATCCCCTCTTGCAGGATTTGGAAAGCTTGCGGCAATCCGCCCAGCGCGCTGCAACCTTAACCCGGCAGCTTTTAGCGTTCGCCCGGCGACAAGTAATTGAACTCCAGCCACTAGACCTCAACAAACACCTGGAGGCAAGCCTGCAAATGTTCCGGCGGTTGTTGCCAGAAACCGTTCGCCTAGATTTCATTCCTGCCCGCCAATTGGGCACCATCATGGCCGATCCCGGGCAACTGGACCAAATTTTGGTGAACTTGCTGGTCAACGCCCGTGACGCTATGCCCAATGGGGGCACCGTGACCATTGAAACGGAAAACGTGCTGATTAACGGCGAGTACGTTCGCCAACACCCGTGGGCGAAACAGGGTCGTTACGTCCTGCTTACGGTGAGCGACACCGGCGTTGGCATGGACGAAGCCACCCGCCAGCGGATTTTCGAGCCTTTTTTCACCACCAAAGAGCCGGGAAAGGGTACAGGGCTGGGTCTTTCAACCGTGTACGGCATCGTTAAGCAACACGACGGCATGATTCACGTGTATTCCGAGCCCGGAAGGGGCACCAGCTTCAAAATCTATTTCCCGGTGGTAGAGCGTCGAGCCGTAGAAGTGGGTCCCAAAGTTGAAGGACCGGTAGTGGGCGGGAGCGAACGGATTTTGCTCGTGGAAGACGAAGAAGTGGTGCGGCAAGTTCTCGCGGAGTCCTTGGCTGCCTTGGGTTACGAGGTGCTCACCGCTGCCGACGGAGAAGAGGCGCTGCAGCTTTTGGAGGAAAGAAGTTTTGCTGTGGACCTGGTGGTTTCGGATGTGGTTATGCCCCGCATGGGCGGCTGGGAGCTTTACCAGAAGGTCCAGGAAAAAGCCCCGCACGTGTGTTTCCTTTTTTCCACAGGTTATTCGGAAAACGCCGTGCATGTCGATTTCAAGAAAAAAGAAGGGGTGTTTCTCATCACCAAACCTTACGGTTTGGACTCCCTCGCCCGCAAAGTCCGCGAAATCCTCGACCAAAAGAAAGAAGGGAAGATTTAGCCGAACTTTTCACCCCAGAATCCTGGCGCCGCCGCAGGCAATGTGGGGCCGCCGCTCCTGCTGTGGGGCCGCCGCTCCACTTGTGGGGCCGGCGCTCCTGCGCCGGCTTAGAGAAAAAAGACCCGCGACGGAGCGCGGGTCCCACATTTTTCAGCGCGAATCCCACTTTTTTTTCTTGTTGTGGGACCGCCGGCTATCTGACGCGGGGGGCACGGCCACGCTCCCCCGCCCATCCGTGGCCGGCTTGGCCCCCCGAACCCCCACGCGCGCGCCAGCAGAGCTGGACGCGCGCTCCTGTGGGGCCGGCGCTCCTGCTGTGGGGCCG from Thermoanaerobaculum aquaticum includes:
- a CDS encoding PAS domain-containing hybrid sensor histidine kinase/response regulator, translated to MAREQVDLAHARELTSLERDRLKQLLERLPVGVVVEQEKGIAFVNSAFLRMVDLDETGFKNQAIRDLVAPEHREKLLDPGCRSSHGAQGVELELLRANGSRLWVGCRVHHVVWAEKPATVWVFADISERKAAEAQREAIFQLFSQGPVVLFRWRPAPERSVSFVTDNVRAWGFEPEQLMAYPRSFHELVHPEDRERVQEEARRFFSQGANSWSHEYRIVCLDGKIRWVLDRTVVLRDGQGRVIGFDGYLLDISELHETRRILEEERLRYAAALEATGEVVYDWNVRTGEITWSRAVLKSFGLTPEEMGGIVEWTERIHPEDRERVTRVLAESLASGAPFEAEYRFARANGSYAHVFDRGIVEKDQAGKAVRMVGAMADLTGLKKMEEQLRLSQRLEALGQLAGGVAHDFNNLLTAMMGTVDLMERKLPANDPLLQDLESLRQSAQRAATLTRQLLAFARRQVIELQPLDLNKHLEASLQMFRRLLPETVRLDFIPARQLGTIMADPGQLDQILVNLLVNARDAMPNGGTVTIETENVLINGEYVRQHPWAKQGRYVLLTVSDTGVGMDEATRQRIFEPFFTTKEPGKGTGLGLSTVYGIVKQHDGMIHVYSEPGRGTSFKIYFPVVERRAVEVGPKVEGPVVGGSERILLVEDEEVVRQVLAESLAALGYEVLTAADGEEALQLLEERSFAVDLVVSDVVMPRMGGWELYQKVQEKAPHVCFLFSTGYSENAVHVDFKKKEGVFLITKPYGLDSLARKVREILDQKKEGKI